GATCGAGGCCGTCCTGGACCTCGACAGGCTGAGGGCAGACATCGCCGTGCTCGAGGAGCAGGCGGCCGCGCCGTCCCTCTGGGACAACCCGGACGAGGCGCAGAAGATCACCAGCAAGCTCTCCCACCTCCAGGCCGAGGTCAGGAAGGCGGAGGCGCTGCGCGGCCGGATCGACGATCTCGCCGTCCTCTTCGAGATGGCCGAGGAGGAGGACGACCCGGACACCCGGGCCGAGGCCGAGTCGGAGCTGGCCGCGGTGCGCAAGTCGCTGGACGAGATGGAGGTGCGCACCCTGCTGTCCGGCGAGTACGACTCCCGCGAGGCGCTCGTCAACATCCGCGCCGAGGCCGGTGGCGTCGACGCCGCCGACTTCGCCGAGAAGCTGCAGCGCATGTACCTGCGCTGGGCCGAGCAGCGCGGCTACAAGACGGAGCTGATCGAGACGTCGTACGCCGAAGAGGCCGGCATCAAGTCGACCACCTTCTCGGTCCAGGCGCCGTACGCCTACGGCACCCTCTCCGTCGAGCAGGGCACGCACCGCCTCGTGCGCATCTCGCCCTTCGACAACCAGGGCCGCCGCCAGACCTCCTTCGCGGGTGTGGAGGTGCTTCCCGTCGTCGAGCAGTCCGACCACGTCGAGATCGACGAGTCCGACCTGCGCATCGACGTCTACCGGTCCTCCGGGCCCGGCGGCCAGGGCGTGAACACCACCGACTCCGCGGTGCGCATCACGCACATCCCCACCGGCATCGTGGTCTCCTGCCAGAACGAGCGCTCGCAGATCCAGAACAAGGCCACGGCGATGAACGTCCTCCAGGCCAAGCTGCTGGAGCGCCGCCGGCAGGAGGAGCAGGCCAAGATGGACGCCCTCAAGGGCGACGGCGGCAACTCCTGGGGCAACCAGATGCGTTCGTACGTGCTGCACCCGTACCAGATGGTCAAGGACCTGCGCACCGAGCACGAAGTCGGCAACCCCGAGGCCGTCTTCAACGGTGAGATCGACGGCTTCCTGGAGGCCGGGATTCGCTGGCGCAAGCAGCAGGAGAAGTAACTTTGTCGACATGAAAACTGCCGCCCGAGAGGCGGCAGTTGTCTTATGTCTGGGTTTTACATCACACTCACAGGCTTCAACTCACCGCAAAAACCCCCCGATGGGACATTGCGCCCGCAATGGCCTTGACGTTGCTTTGAAAAATCGGAAGGGTGAAGCGTGGCATGCGTAACTTCAGGGGCGCATGTGAACCGGGGGAATGAGTTGACGCGACTTCGTCACCGGCTGCCTCCCGTCGATCACGGCAACGCCCCATGCGCCGCCTCATTGACGATCAGCTACTGGGGGTAGCAACCATATGACGAAGAAGACGCGGATCCGGGTCGCGCGGATAGCCGCCGGCGCCGTGATCGCGGCC
Above is a genomic segment from Streptomyces fodineus containing:
- the prfB gene encoding peptide chain release factor 2, whose protein sequence is MAVVDVSEELKSLSSTMESIEAVLDLDRLRADIAVLEEQAAAPSLWDNPDEAQKITSKLSHLQAEVRKAEALRGRIDDLAVLFEMAEEEDDPDTRAEAESELAAVRKSLDEMEVRTLLSGEYDSREALVNIRAEAGGVDAADFAEKLQRMYLRWAEQRGYKTELIETSYAEEAGIKSTTFSVQAPYAYGTLSVEQGTHRLVRISPFDNQGRRQTSFAGVEVLPVVEQSDHVEIDESDLRIDVYRSSGPGGQGVNTTDSAVRITHIPTGIVVSCQNERSQIQNKATAMNVLQAKLLERRRQEEQAKMDALKGDGGNSWGNQMRSYVLHPYQMVKDLRTEHEVGNPEAVFNGEIDGFLEAGIRWRKQQEK